The stretch of DNA CCCAAGGCGTGAGCCAAAAGTTTCGACTTTATTTCCCTGGGAGTGACTGTCCGGTCACTTTTCGAATTCCAGTCTAGGACAGAAGTTAGAGCGCGGGCGTGACGATTAGGTTTTCTCGGGGCGAAGGTTGCGCTGCCCCGGAATAAAGCCGACGAAAGGCAGTCTCGCGCACCGGCCGGGGGCGAGGTTTTTTCGTCTTGGCGCGAAAACGGTGAGGGGCTGCAAGGGAGCGGTGCGGGGCGAAGGTGCCGACGCTCGATGATGGTGCAGGGCAGTGCTGGCGCAATGCCCTGGCGTGGTTCAGCGCAACTGACGGATCGGCTGGCCGGCGGCCCAGGCCTGGATGTCTTCGATCATCTGGGCGAAGAACTGCCGGTAGTTCTGTTGGCTGACATAACCGACATGGGGCGTGGCCAGCACGTTGGGCAGGCGGCGCAATGGATGATCGAGGGGCAGCGGTTCCTGCTCGAACACATCCAGCGCCGCGCCGGCCAGGCGCCCGCGTTCGAGGGCGCAGATCAGCGCCGCTTCATCGACGATCGGCCCGCGGGCGGTGTTGACCAGCAGCGCCGAGGGTTTCATCCAGGCCAGCGCCTGGGCGTCCACCAGGCCGCGGCTGCGTTCGCTGAGCACCAGATGCACCGAGAGCACGTCGGCCTGTTCGAACAGCTGTTGCTTGTTCACGTAGGTCACGCCGGCCGCCGCGGCCCGTTCGGCGGTGAGGTTCTCGCTCCAGGCGATCACCCGCATGCCGAACACCTGGCCGAACTGTGCCACCCGCTGGCCGATGCTGCCCAGGCCGAGAATGCCCAGGGTCTTGCCGTGCAGGTCGCCGCCCAGCCCCTGTTGCCAGAGGCCGGCGCGCAGCGCGCTGGCTTCGCTGAGCAGGTTGCGGGTCTGGGCCATGATCAGCGCCCAGGTCAGCTCCGGCGCCGCGTGCTTGTAACTGTCGGTGCCGCACACCTGGATGCCCAGGCTGGTCGCGGCGGCCAGGTCGATGGCGGCGTTGCGCATGCCGCCGGTGAGCAACAGCTTGAGTCGCGGCAGGCTGCGCAGCAGGGCCGCGTCGAAACGGCTGCGCTCGCGCATCACGCAGATCACCTCGAACGGCGCCAGGCGCTCGCTCA from Pseudomonas chlororaphis subsp. chlororaphis encodes:
- a CDS encoding D-2-hydroxyacid dehydrogenase family protein yields the protein MSVQIAVIDDWQDVARDVVDWSVLAGIGQVSFIHDYPSDTAAMSERLAPFEVICVMRERSRFDAALLRSLPRLKLLLTGGMRNAAIDLAAATSLGIQVCGTDSYKHAAPELTWALIMAQTRNLLSEASALRAGLWQQGLGGDLHGKTLGILGLGSIGQRVAQFGQVFGMRVIAWSENLTAERAAAAGVTYVNKQQLFEQADVLSVHLVLSERSRGLVDAQALAWMKPSALLVNTARGPIVDEAALICALERGRLAGAALDVFEQEPLPLDHPLRRLPNVLATPHVGYVSQQNYRQFFAQMIEDIQAWAAGQPIRQLR